ATAAAAGTCCTGTTTTATTCTTCAATTCCATTTCTGCTGATAACAGATTTAGTATGAAGAAATTGCTGATATCTTCACATGATTCTAATTATCTGCTCCCGAATATTCATTTCTGGCCTCAGCAAAAGGATGTAgcattttggggaaaagatgcaaaccagtaagccagcagcagaggacaagatagagaagatctccacagccaccatggatttTCCTTTAGAGCTTAAGTAAGttggaataaaggaaaaccaaacactgcaaaagaccaacatactgaaagtgatgaacttggcttcattgaaactgccaggtaacttcctggcaagaaaagccactgtgaagctgacactggccagaaagcccagataGCCAAGGACAGAGTAAAACATCATAGCAGagccctcattacattccaggatgatTTCCCTGGGTTGTGAATGCATATTCatttgtgggaagggaggggaaatacaAACCCAAACAACACAAATCACTGCATGAATTAAGGAGCCAGAAAGGACAATGGAATAGGCcagttttttacccacccatctcctcatgtgggaccctggtttggtggccatgaaggccaggaTCACAGTGATAGTTTTGGCTAAGACACTGGAAAGAGCCACACAGATGATCAGGCTGAAAGTTATTTGGcgcagaaggcaggtcaccttcccTGGCTTTCCAATGAACATCAAGGAGCTGAGGAAacaaagcaggagggagaggaggagaatgtagGTTAGGCTTCGATTGTTGGCTTTCACAATGGGAGTATTCTTGTATTTCATGAAGGTCCCAAGGACTAATGATGTGACCAGAGAGAAAGATACAGCCAAGATGACAAAAATGATCCCTATAGTCTCTTTGTATGAAAGGTAGCTTGGGACCTTGAGAAGGCATTCCTGATGGCTTTCACTGGGAAATCGATGATCTGGACATTTGACACAGGCATCCATATCTGAAGGAATCAAAAGAGCTGTTTCAGTATTTCAAGGTTGTTTGTGGTAGGTAAGAGACAATGATATAAATGAGGTATAAATTAatgtccctccctttcttctcctcattcAGCTTCCCCTTTCTACATACATGTCAATATTTTGGGACAATAGTATGGGTTTTAGTGACTAACCAAATTTGCAGCCTGTTGGACTGCTTGTCCTGAGGTCTACATTTTGAAAAGGGATATAGATCCTGCCTTAGCAAGATATAGAGAAATAGAGTCAAAGCCCAtagtatccaggaatacaatgggtgctagagcttgtcagtggtaagaggaaggggaggagttatccagtctgtaagttgtccagtctgtatctcacgccttccgattgggcctcACCCGACtagctagaactcttgtctgtgtTGGTGAGatcccaatcagaaggcgctttgtgccttccaattgggcctcacctggactggccccgccccctcTCTGCCCAATTAGCCCTTAACGAAATATGTATATTGCTCTTTGAGTGCTTTAAAGATTGTCTGAAATGCCTGCATTATAAGTTTATAATTTTGAAGATGCATTGATTCAGAAAGGAATAGAAATCTTTTGAAGATTTTCTTCAGACACAaaggtctaaggaaaaaaaggatTGTTATTAGTGGCTAAATGATAATAGTCCGCATAAGCTAGAGAACAATTCCACCTTCTTCTGCTTCCTGCTTATTTATATATTGGTGGCCAGTTGGACAGCTTAACAAAAATCCAATGCATTGTCTGCAAGTGTCCACCTTTCTCCATGGCTCCCTTTACACTTCTTAAGAGCACTCACCAAATGTTATATTAGCATATCAATaattcaaactttattgcactagacCATAGGATATCGCAGCAATACAATTGTTCAATATTACCTTACCTGATTGTACTATAACATTATCTGGGAAAAATGGAGAGAGGCAATTTCTTGTGGTACTCAAGTTTTCAGTGACATCTTACAGACCTCTCCTGAGTGCATGAATTGACAGATATTCACAAGTATTACCAAGTacaactcaaggttgacttccatccttccgaggtcggtcaaatgagtacccagcttgctggggggtaaacgggaatgactggggaaggcacttgcaaatcaccccgtattgactttgccatgaaaacactagagggcgtcaccccaagggtctgacatgactcggtgcttgcacaggggataactttacctttacctttatatacacaACTAGAAAAATGTTATCACATCTTTATTTGCTACATTTGAACAGCACAAGTGTTGATGTTTCATCCTATGTCATGGAAAGCTGCATGTCCTTATTTCCAAATGATAGAGTAACTTTATATCTTCTGTTATTTCTGTCCGTTCAACAAAAATGTTTTACAACATGTCTCTTACCCTTATTCTCAGAGATCATCCCTTCTGGACAGGGagtacaatcatagcagcaaaatttctttccctctttctttgacttgctgaagccaggctggcaggggtcattgcagacagaaatggGAAGCACCTGTCCATaaacagaaagggagggaagccttgaaTAATTGTCTTTTGACAATGGGTGGcttgacattttttttctggggaaGTACATATGATGTCAGAGGAAACAAATGAGCACTTTGTATTAAGCTGCAGCCTTCCTGTCTCCCAATTTTTTTGTCAACCATGAGGTGCCTGAAGTGCTCACCACAGAGGTGGAAATTAAGAGAACACTCAACTTCTAGCATAGCAAAGAATTTGGAATATTGAAGCAACCAGCAATATTGGACTTTAAAATGTTGCATTTAATTGTATAAAATCAGCCTGGGTTCAAAGCAAACTTCTGGTGTATTCAATCCGGTCAGTTTAATTATTCAGTTATTGAAACTCTGATGGATATCATATCATTTACAGGTAATTTTTCTTATAACTTATATAAGCATCTGCTTGTTACACCAACCCATACACTCTTTTGCAGCTGAGACACTGCTTAGTGCAGTGATATGGTCAAGGTGAACTTCACCATGGTATTGTCTCATGGTAGCTTGGTTGGTTCCAGTAAACaacttagatttgagtccagaagaaCTTCTAGAGACCAACATGATTTTTGGGGATGAGTTTTCAATAGTCAAAGATCCATTTGTCAAAGCTGCAGGAAAATTGACTCGCAAAAGGTCATATTTTGAAAATCTTCTTGATCTCTATGGTtctattggacttgaatctagatGTTTAGCTTGCTATAGTTACATGGCCTGACCAGGAATGTTCTTTGTTGTACTAAATGCACTGAATGATATGTAAATTGATGTACACTTGCTTCTGGCTATTCAAATCTGATAGGATTTTAGAAGGTAAATAGGAAGGGTCCTGCTAGAGAGAGGCTGTCAATGGCAAAgcacatttgttttctttccttggaAACTACAaaggggtttcctgaattgagCCGCATCTTCAATGGAATGTTTCACAACCACTCAATCTTCCTCAAAATTGTGTTCAGGACAGAGTTCCCAGTGTGCATAAATTTACTTATTCAAAACTGTACAAGAAGTCTTACAAACTTCTCATCTTCCAAATTTTTACAAGAAAGGTTTCCCAGATGtagagaaaaaaattataaaacagtACACAGGCTGCAAAGTTAACGCAAAATGGGTCAAATACCTTGTTCTCTAGTTGGATAAAGACTTCCAAGACCTCTTTATGGGCCATTACAAAAGGCTTTGGAATACAATTCAGTCTGATATCAAGAATTGGGATGACATAAATCTGCCCTGGTCTGCTCAAATAGCAACAATTAAAATGATTGTATTaccaaaaaaaaataatcttttatTCCAAATGCTGCCAATGGAAATCCCGGAGGAAACATGGGAAAAGTGGCAATCTGAAATTAACAAATGTATATGGAGTGTAAAAAGACCAAGAATAGCTTTTAAGATACTGCAGGATGAGCAGAAGAGAGGTAGGCAAGGCGTAACCAATTTAAAACTATATCATGCAGCAGTACTGATGTACACATTGGACTGGATACGAGGACTTTTATCGAGAGAACTGACATTTGAAAAGGAAACAGTAGGGGGCAGCTTTCACAAGAAGCTGTGGCcatcagaaagaaaaaagaaccgAATTCCTGGACTGCCGGACTGTTAAAGGTGTGGGGGAAGTATAAAGGAAGACTGTCTCCGACCCCATCTATACTAAAATCCCCAATTGAAGCACACTTTAGCAAAGTTCAACAAAAAGACCTTTCTTAGTTATAAAATTCTGCTACCAAAAATGTCAAgtttaaaaaaagacaagaatTAGAAAAAGGTGGAGTAGAAATCCACTGGTTAGAATAGAACCAATTGCAATCCAGGTTTAACGCTGAATTTCACCAACCTCTAGATCTAGTGGCTTCTATACCAGAATTCAAGAACctattaattcaagagaaatccCACTTTCGAGGGCAAATATATAAAGTGTTACTAAAACATGAGACAGAGACGGAGCAGGTTAAATCAGGCATGATTAAATAGATGCAAAATATAGAGGCGAATTCGATACTTGAACAATGGGAGTATATATTGTCCAGAATCCCTAAGTTAACTAACAGCcaaattcttagagaaaactggtacagaatgtttTATCGGTGGTGTGTAACACCGAAAGTGATTGCCAAAATTGCaaaaaattgtaataacaaatgctggaaatgtttaGATAAAGtgggttctttttatcatatgtgggaGAAATGTGATAGATTacataaatactgggttaaagtccatactatcatgcagaaaatgtggggtcttaacTTTCAACTAAAACCAGAGTATAATTTATTAAGCCTACCACCCCAGTGCCTCCCAATATGTACCAAAGGACTATTTtttatgcgacgacggcagccaGATTAGtcatggctagaaaatggaaagtACAAGAATTACCATTCTTATACTTGGGTTGACCAAGTAGGCAGACTTGGCCAAGATGGCAAAATGGATGTTGATGGTCAACAGGAAAACTGAAGAAGTCTTTCAAAAACAATGGGGCCCCTATCTGAACTAGTTAAAAAGATAACAAAAGCTGAACTAGAAGGAGGTTACTTTTAATACATTGTCATTACACAATGTATAAcaattctatttctttcttttactttttgaaaaataaaaatttgaTGAATAAAAAAAGAATGGTTTTCAAACTCACTTATATTATAAGGCATTTACAAAATCTGAGAATTCTGCTAACCCATCTAATCTCTTCATTGCACAATTATATTCTACATAACACTGAACAAGAAGGACAAAAcaactacttaaaaaaaacctaGTAATGAAAACTGGTAATGAAAACATAGTAATGAAAACATAGTAATGAAATCTTTACCAAAATTCAGACCAAGATTGTGAAAAATTCTATTTTCATTATCTATATTGTAAGAATATCTTCTATATAAATTCTAGATTTATCTTCTATATCAGTCATGTACTATGGCAGTTGACCGGTATCATAATTCTTGGGGAAATGGAAACAGTATGTATTCAATAGATTTGGCAGAATGTAGTAGGAGAATGCTTCAAGAGGAATTTAAACTGGAACGATTAATGTAACCTTCCAGAAAATAATGGGAAGAGGCACATGAAGAAAATATGATTGAGttaacctctccccccccacacacaaacacacataaacTTCATCACTGTTTAAAAAGTACTGGTCTTGCTTGCAAAAGAAGGAATTGAGTGGAGGAAATCAGACACCTGGTTAAAGCTTCTATGCCACACAATTTGATCATCTTCAAGAGTCAGCTCATTCTCTGAAAGGGCTTGAGGATCCAGTCGTCCAATTTTCACCCTAGCAAATGACCCATTTGAGAAGGTAACCCAATTGGTGACATCAAAAACTGTAACTAATTCTCCATTTTGATCGAACTGTATGCTTTCTCCAACTGTATTGTTGAACAAGGTTTTCCTAAAAAACTTGTGTAgctaaaatgaaaaacaaaccaAACGAGAAAGACAGTTTCATTACTGAAAACATTGAAGCCAGGTTAAAAAAAGTCAAACTTCACACaaacaaatcaaaaacaaaaacatcatgATATTTGAATCATTATGTTGGTGGGAGAACATGCAAAGTGGAAGTAGAAAGAGAAGTCTTCCATTAATGATCCACAGAGCAGTATGAATAATTTCAGTACCTGCCATGGCTCTATATTCTGAACATCCATCCTCCCACCTTCCGAATGTTTTCTACGTTTGGACTCATGTGTGTGGATATTGTGTAAAGCATGggccacagcatagacagcattgtagacattatagctatggccagtcatctgcatttcaaacaaaggtccaggaaggctctccagtttctcctccccactgcaggtTTTCTTCATATCCCCTTGTTCATATTTCAATGCGCAGCTAAATGCTTGCTCCCAAAAGGtctgaatgaaaccatctcctccaGCCCATGATGGTCTTATGGTCTGCTGAAATTCTTGAAACCCTGGAGGCTGATTGGAATGGACTGCAaaggacagggcaccatggaGGGAGTCTGTATCAAAAATTCGTTGGATAGCATATGACTCAAAGTCCCAATGTGATGTAACTATCCACACCTTATCCAGATGGGGtaataaaatgaaaggaaataaatatagcgTGATTCTTAAAGTCAACATGGCAAAAAGttctccataaaaataaaatacattgactTTTTTGTCCATTAATATCGAGTAGTGTTCAGCTTGGTTTAGCATAAAGTCTGACATATCCTTTATGTAAGTCACCTTTGTTATTTTGTatatgaatgcaaaacaaatgctattCTCGGAGAGTAGAGGTGTTATTCTCTGCAAAAACTGGTTTCCCATGTCATCATCCATAGCCAGGAGCCCAATCCAAGTCCATCGAAAATGATGAAGTAACTGTACAACTCCCCTGTACTGATAGGtgtcatcaggcaccatctgatataTGGAAGGGAATTGTTTTTTGTCATCctttgcaagggaaaatgacccataagtcagctgaaagAAAACACACTGTCATTTTTATTAATGAAATTAGCATATTCAATCATATGCCGGAATTATTATGTCTATGtttatagcttttttttttcttcttgggctccaagatcactgcagatggggactgcagcaaataaattaaaagacgcttgctcctggggaggaaagctatggcaaatctagacagcatcctaaaaagcagagacatcaccctgccaacaaaagtgcgtttagtcaaggctatggtcttcccagttgcaatgtatggctgcgaaagttggatcataaggaaggccgagcgtcaaagaattgaggcttttgaactctggtgctggagaagactcttgcgagtcccttggactgcaaggcgaacaaaccggtcagtcctagaggagatcagccctgactgctctttagaaggccagatcctgaagatgaaactcaaatactttggccacctcatgagaaggaaggactccctggagaagagcctaatgctgggagcgatcgagggcaaaagaagaaggggacgacagataatgaggtggatggatggagtcactgacacagtaggtgcaaacttaaatggactccggggaatggtagaggacaggaaggcctggaggatcattttccatggggtcgcgatgggttggacacgactttgcacataacaacaacaacaatgttcatAGCTTACTTGAGGAGTCTTGTAGATATTCAAAATGGAGCCAATctgagcagaggtttcagacAAACGCCCCCCAATTACAGCTATGAATTTCTGCCGGTTATCACAGTTGAAGTTAGGGACCAGCTTCTGCTGCGCAGAAAGTACGCTGAGtgtggccttaaaagtcatcctTCCAAGTCCGTAGCTATTGAGGAAGTAGAGCCCCAAGCTGATGTTTGGTAAGAAGTTGGAATTCTCATCCAGCTCTTTTACAGCAAAAGCCAAGGCCAAAATGTTCTGGTAGTTTTTTGTTATGGACCTACAAAAACGATATGTAGGAAAGCAACCAAACTGCATTTACAGCTTTCTTCCTCTCACCTGAGCATCCAGTTTATGAACTGGTTTCTTTAGCAGTGCCCTTAGCTAACTGCTCGTATCCAATATATTCATATTTCGTACAGTATAACAATGGATATCGTGCCCCTAGTGGTGCAACAGACTTATAAGGTCTTACAGGGTATTACAAGGTCTTTGCCAACCCATTTTGATATAAGTTTGGTTTCACATGGTATCATTGTCATCTCTTTTGGTCCCTATCCTTTTTCACGTGACTTCAGACTTCTTACATTTTCCAAATAACAGCTGTTTATACACCTAGGTCATTCAAAGACTGTCCAAAAACTGCTGAAATTcatactatatatttttaaaagaacagttaTTACTTTCTATAATGACTCCAAAACAATGGTCAgtcttattcattttatttatttgtttgtgtgtttgttctaCTTTTATGCCAGTGCTCCCTGTACCAGCCAGGCCATGGTAGCTCAGATACAGAAAATATATGTCAATACCCTTGAAACCCACTTGCACCTTCCTTCCCTGACCACCCCAACTGAACCCACCACAATCCCCGTTGATTCCTATACCAGCCGACAACAACTTTCATTCGAGCCTAGGAGATGTGACAGGCAGTTCCCAGCATTAAGCAATGAGCGCCAAAAAGGTTTTGGAGGGGAACCTTGGTGGAAATGGTGTTTGCAcagatttttatattttgtagaGGTAGTCAAATGTATTTGGGAACAGTGAGAATAAATGAGTTTATATTTGCACACAGGAAATGGGGTATATGTCAATTTTGAAAGTGGTTGTCAAAGGTTTGGGAGGTGATGAGGCCATATATTCCCAAGGCACTGGGGAAAAACTTCATTTGCCATCTGAGCAGAGAATTTTCCAGTCAAGTTATTCAGGCTGTTTCTTTATTTAACTTACAAGCTTTAGTAAACCCTGACTCAAGCCAGCCTCAAATGGGAAAGTTTCATTGTAGATTTAAGGAATCCACAGCTGGCTCAAACCGTTAGCAAATAAGTTGGAGAGCAGCCAGgtcaagagaggagaaagagagagggtagTTGTACAAATAAATCAGGTATACAAAGATGCACAAATGACTATCAGCTGCTACTAGAGAGGGAATCGAGCCACAACACATCTCGGAGTTTAAACCAGTGAGCTGAAGACACATTTTTGCATAATTTCTACACTGGAAAAAAAGCCTTGGTAACCCTCTATTGGAGGGTTCCCACATGGGAACCCTCTATTGGAGGTGAGCTGCAATTGTCTGAAAGTTGATGGAATGTGATTCACAAGCAATGGTGAAAAATGCACCCAGATTGATGGGAGGAATCGGGGATGGTTGATGAAAAAGTGCTAAAAAGTCCAACATTTACATTCTTAAACATGGAGCCAGAAATCAAAATATCAATCTGTAGTTTGAACTTCAAGACTTCCAACATAACGTTCCCATCTTGAAATCTGACATCATCCCTCTATATATACGGACAATTTTTCTTAAcaacagagaaagtgcagagggaGATTATTTTGGTAGGCACATACGTAACACCAAACTATTTTAAAAGCAATGTGAATAGATTTCatgtttttggtttttcttaccaCTCTCTGCTCACCTATGAAATCTATACCCACTGGTATAGTTGGCAATTTCCTGACATTCAGACCTCCTCGCCAAAATTAACACCTTCAAAAGGCAACAAGTTTGAAAATTTTGCAATATGCCTATTACATCAACTAGTGACCTAAGCATTTTGGTGAAATGGGGGCGGAGCTGGCAATTCTTGGGGGTACTGGGCATATATCTATGGAAAGAAGCTTATACTAACATTGATGTTTCCCCCACAAACCAGAGGGCTatctccccaaatccccagagtGCTTAAGTCATTTTTGAGTGATCTAGGCACATTGCATTTATTTTCAGCTTTTATGCTCCCTGCTTACAATAAGGTCACCCacatcccctgccagctggtcTGGCAGACCTGGCAACATTCTGGCCACCATCTGCTATTAGAGTCAGCATTAACAAATGACAATCCCAAACCCTGTTGGAATGCAATTTTTCCCATTGAAAAGAAGATCTATTGTTATTTATACACTACATGATTAGAAAGATACAAGTAAGCTACAGAAAGATAACATTAAGTAGCCAAAATAGTATACTGGTAAACATCCTAGAAATCC
The Paroedura picta isolate Pp20150507F chromosome 16, Ppicta_v3.0, whole genome shotgun sequence genome window above contains:
- the LOC143825417 gene encoding vomeronasal type-2 receptor 26-like is translated as MLMSAPQAESYQGPLTCTMHMLSCDKIETGINCSSMSITKNYQNILALAFAVKELDENSNFLPNISLGLYFLNSYGLGRMTFKATLSVLSAQQKLVPNFNCDNRQKFIAVIGGRLSETSAQIGSILNIYKTPQLTYGSFSLAKDDKKQFPSIYQMVPDDTYQYRGVVQLLHHFRWTWIGLLAMDDDMGNQFLQRITPLLSENSICFAFIYKITKVTYIKDMSDFMLNQAEHYSILMDKKVNLHKFFRKTLFNNTVGESIQFDQNGELVTVFDVTNWVTFSNGSFARVKIGRLDPQALSENELTLEDDQIVWHRSFNQIATFPMFPPGFPLAAFGIKDYFFLVLPISVCNDPCQPGFSKSKKEGKKFCCYDCTPCPEGMISENKDMDACVKCPDHRFPSESHQECLLKVPSYLSYKETIGIIFVILAVSFSLVTSLVLGTFMKYKNTPIVKANNRSLTYILLLSLLLCFLSSLMFIGKPGKVTCLLRQITFSLIICVALSSVLAKTITVILAFMATKPGSHMRRWVGKKLAYSIVLSGSLIHAVICVVWVCISPPFPQMNMHSQPREIILECNEGSAMMFYSVLGYLGFLASVSFTVAFLARKLPGSFNEAKFITFSMLVFCSVWFSFIPTYLSSKGKSMVAVEIFSILSSAAGLLVCIFSPKCYILLLRPEMNIREQIIRIM